In Macadamia integrifolia cultivar HAES 741 unplaced genomic scaffold, SCU_Mint_v3 scaffold1299, whole genome shotgun sequence, a single genomic region encodes these proteins:
- the LOC122063353 gene encoding uncharacterized protein LOC122063353 isoform X1, giving the protein MDPTPFPFSSFSSTEKPPSGSFSQGQPSFTGHPSPSKPEFGLLSANPIICSSTLPAVRSILAEEAAAPLVALAETSRESEEGEEEEWPHRSGRPCVTIQVRLRQNRWS; this is encoded by the exons ATGGATCCAACTCCTTTCCCCTTCTCATCGTTTTCTTCTACAGAGAAGCCGCCCTCTGGCTCCTTCTCTCAG GGACAGCCTAGCTTCACTGGTCATCCCTCCCCATCGAAACCGGAATTTGGGTTACTGTCGGCAAATCCCATCATCTGTTCTTCCACTCTACCGGCTGTGAGATCCATACTGGCAGAGGAAGCAGCGGCGCCGCTAGTGGCATTGGCAGAGACGTCTAGAGAGAgtgaggagggagaagaagaagagtggccTCACAGATCTGGCCGTCCATGTGTCACCATCCAAGTTCGCCTCCGCCAGAATCGTTGGTCATAG
- the LOC122063353 gene encoding uncharacterized protein LOC122063353 isoform X2: MDPTPFPFSSFSSTEKPPSGSFSQPSFTGHPSPSKPEFGLLSANPIICSSTLPAVRSILAEEAAAPLVALAETSRESEEGEEEEWPHRSGRPCVTIQVRLRQNRWS, encoded by the exons ATGGATCCAACTCCTTTCCCCTTCTCATCGTTTTCTTCTACAGAGAAGCCGCCCTCTGGCTCCTTCTCTCAG CCTAGCTTCACTGGTCATCCCTCCCCATCGAAACCGGAATTTGGGTTACTGTCGGCAAATCCCATCATCTGTTCTTCCACTCTACCGGCTGTGAGATCCATACTGGCAGAGGAAGCAGCGGCGCCGCTAGTGGCATTGGCAGAGACGTCTAGAGAGAgtgaggagggagaagaagaagagtggccTCACAGATCTGGCCGTCCATGTGTCACCATCCAAGTTCGCCTCCGCCAGAATCGTTGGTCATAG